GGTCCGGCAGATAACACAGCTTCAACAGCCCGTTGGGCGCACGCCGGCCGTGGAGGAGGGACGCTGATGGAAGGAGACTGGCTGGCTCCATTGATGTTCGTCGGAGCGCTCGTGCTCATCTTCATGGGGTTTCCCGTGGCCTTCGCGCTGGGTGGGACGGCGCTGCTTTTCGCCTTTATCGGCGTCGAGATGGGGTTCTTCGACTGGCACCTGTTGCTGGCGTTGCCGGACCGTACGTTCGGGATCATGGCGAACTACGTGCTGCTCGCGATCCCCTTCTTCATCTTCATGGGTACCCTGCTCGAAAAATCCCATCTGGCGGAGGATCTGCTGCAGACAATCGGGCAGTTGTTTGGGGCGTTGCGGGGCGGGCTTGCGCTGGCGGTCGTATTCGTGGGCACCCTGCTGGCGGCCGCGACCGGGGTGGTCGGGGCGTCGGTGGTGGCGATGGGGATGATCTCGTTGCCGGTGATGCAGCGTTACGGGTATTCGAACCGGTTGTCGGCCGGCGTGATCGCGGCTTCGGGTACGCTCGGTCAGATCATCCCGCCCAGCGTGGTGCTGGTGGTGCTGGCGGATCAGCTGGGTGTTTCGGTGGGGGATCTGTTTAAAGGGGCGTTGGTGCCTGGCCTCATGCTGGCCGGGTTTTACGCGCTTTATGTCATCGTCGTGGCGTTTCTGCGGCCGGAGCAGGCGCCGGCGCTTCCGTCCGAGGAACGGCAATTGGCCGCCGGGGCCTTGTTCAGACGCGTACTGCTGGTGATGCTTCCGCCGCTGGTGTTGATCCTGGTGGTGCTCGGCAGCATCTTCGCCGGCATCGCGACACCCACGGAGGCCGGCGCACTCGGGGCGGTGGGCGCGATGGGGTTGGCCGCGGCGAATCGCCGGCTGACGCTTAAGGCCATGCAGGATTCGATGAACGCGACGGCGAAGCTGTCGTCCATGGTGTTGTTCCTGCTGATCGGGTCGACGGCGTTCGCGCTTGTTTTTCGGGGTCTGTACGGGGATTTCTGGATCGAGGACCTGCTCACGAACCTGCCCGGTGGCGTGATCGGGTTATTGATCGTCGCGAATCTGGCCATCTTCATCCTCGGGTTTTTTATCGACTTCTTCGAGATCGCCTTTATTATCCTGCCGCTGCTGGTGCCGGCGGCGAGCATTCTGGGGATCGACATGATCTGGTTCGGGGTGATGATCGGCATGAACCTGCAGACCTCGTTCCTCACCCCGCCGTTTGGATTTGCGCTTTTTTATCTTCGCGGCGTCGCCCCGCCGTCACTGTCGACGACCGATATATATCGCGGCGCTGTCCCGTTTATCCTGATCCAGCTTATCGGGCTGGTCGTCGTGATTCTTTTCCCGGAGATCGTGACCTGGTGGAGGTAGTCTGACAGACCTTCCTTCGGGGGCGTCACTCGGTCAGATTCCTTTCGACGATGTAATAATCCCGGTCCACCACCACCTCTCCCCGAGAGAGCGTCTCCAGCGTCTGCCAGTCGGTCGAAGGTTGGACGCGGTACGCCTGGCCGGCGACGGTCAACTCCACCGTCATATCAAAGCCCTCGATCACTTCCGTCCACCGATATGCCAGGGTATTGCCATCCTCCCATCGGTACGCTAGCGTGGGAATCCGGGAGTCGCGCAGGTACTGGTCGAACACCGGCCGGAGGTCGATGCCGCTCTGGTCGATGATGTACTGCTCGATCTGCTGCGTGGTGACGGTCTGGTGGTAAAACGCCTCGTTGAGGCCACGCAGGATCGCCCGCCACCGCGCGTCGTCACCGACCAACGCGCGCACCGTGTGCAGCAGGTTCGCGCCTTTGTAATACATGTCTCCGGAGCCCGACTTGTTGACGCCGTAGGGGCCGATGATCGGGCGGTCGT
The DNA window shown above is from Rhodothermales bacterium and carries:
- a CDS encoding TRAP transporter large permease subunit produces the protein MEGDWLAPLMFVGALVLIFMGFPVAFALGGTALLFAFIGVEMGFFDWHLLLALPDRTFGIMANYVLLAIPFFIFMGTLLEKSHLAEDLLQTIGQLFGALRGGLALAVVFVGTLLAAATGVVGASVVAMGMISLPVMQRYGYSNRLSAGVIAASGTLGQIIPPSVVLVVLADQLGVSVGDLFKGALVPGLMLAGFYALYVIVVAFLRPEQAPALPSEERQLAAGALFRRVLLVMLPPLVLILVVLGSIFAGIATPTEAGALGAVGAMGLAAANRRLTLKAMQDSMNATAKLSSMVLFLLIGSTAFALVFRGLYGDFWIEDLLTNLPGGVIGLLIVANLAIFILGFFIDFFEIAFIILPLLVPAASILGIDMIWFGVMIGMNLQTSFLTPPFGFALFYLRGVAPPSLSTTDIYRGAVPFILIQLIGLVVVILFPEIVTWWR